In Oncorhynchus mykiss isolate Arlee chromosome 1, USDA_OmykA_1.1, whole genome shotgun sequence, the following proteins share a genomic window:
- the LOC110532201 gene encoding FERM domain-containing protein 4A isoform X13 yields MAISQHQFYLDRKQSKSKIHAARSLSEIAIDLTETGTLKTSKLANMGSKGKIISGSSGSLLSSGSQESDSSQTAKKDMLAALRARQEALEETLKQRLEELKNICIREAELTGKLPKEYPLDPGEEPPTVRRKIGTAFKLDEHKIQPKGEEEELDRLEREFAIQSQITEAARRLASDPHVSSKKLKKQRKTSYLNALKKLQEIENAINEHRVRSGKKPTQRASLIIEEANMGSEDSSLSDALVLDDDDPQMTGTPTFSPAASPHKGLPPRPPSHSRPPPPQSLDGLSHLHYAHSEYDKSPIKPKMWSESSLDEPYERVKKRSSHSNHRRLPGSGSCAEAGGSNSLQSSPIRSVPHWSSQSSMPSTPDLRTRTPHYVHSTRSVDISPTHLHSLVQHFRNRSSSLESQGKLLASDPDTHTHTHTLGAPGSPDIFLAPGTRSFNGSDPLDDCSSCTSQSSSEHYYPGVAPGSNPNYSTLGEDSPSKARQRQRQRHRSAGHLGSSNSGSMPNLAAKNGSGCGGTGVAGTGSGQHGVYLHSQSQPSSQYRIKEYPLYVEGSPNPVVVRSLESDQEGHYSVKAQFKTSSSYTAGGLYKETWGGEEGGEGSSRLTPSRSQIVRTPSLGREGGGGGRAVVSDELKCWYQRSTGSVKERSHAGSNTSDSGSLQGTLGLGRGSRVGTLAKGSPASPHSPRSGTPSSEQAATPTPPCSPQHILNWQSGSFNDSCFLSSPLCSELADVQWYGHDKAKPGTLV; encoded by the exons GCAGCTCTGGCAGTCTGCTCTCCTCGG gttCCCAGGAGTCGGACAGTTCTCAGACAGCTAAGAAAGACATGCTGGCAGCCCTGAGGGCCAGACAGGAGGCTCTGGAGGAGACTCTCAAACAAAGATTAGAGGAACTCAAGAACATCTGTATCAGAGAGGCG gaATTGACAGGGAAGCTGCCTAAGGAGTATCCATTGGACCCAGGGGAGGAGCCTCCGACGGTCAGAAGGAAGATTGGCACTGCCTTCAAGCTGGACGAACACAAGATCCAGCCGAAGGGAGAG gaGGAGGAGCTAGACCGTCTAGAGAGGGAGTTTGCCATCCAATCCCAGATCACCGAGGCTGCGAGGCGTCTGGCCAGCGATCCGCACGTGAGCAGTAAGAAGCTGAAAAAACAGAGGAAGACGTCGTACCTGAACGCGCTGAAGAAACTCCAGGAGATAGAGAACGCCATCAACGAACACCGTGTCCGCTCTGGGAAGAAACCCACGCAACGCGCTTCGCTTATCATAGAGG AGGCCAACATGGGCTCAGAGGACAGCTCTCTGTCTGACGCTCTGGTCCTAGACGACG ATGACCCCCAGATGACAGGGACCCCCACCTTCTCTCCGGCAGCGTCTCCCCATAAGGGCCTCCCTCCCCGGCCTCCCTCCCACAGCCGGCCCCCTCCCCCCCAGTCTCTAGATGGCCTCAGCCACCTGCACTACGCCCACTCCGAATACGACAAGTCCCCCATCAAACCCAAGATGTGGAGCGAGTCCTCGCTGGACGAACCCTATGAGAGGGTCAAGAAACGCTCTTCACACTCCAA TCACAGGCGGTTACCCGGCTCTGGTAGTTGTGCAGAGGCAGGAGGCAGTAACTCTCTGCAGAGTAGCCCCATCAGGAGTGTTCCTCACTGGAGCTCCCAGTCCAGCATGCCCTCCACCCCCGACCTGAGGACCAGGACCCCTCACTACGTACACTCCACCAG GTCTGTGGACATCAGTCCCACCCATCTGCACAGTCTGGTTCAGCACTTTAGGAACCGCAGCTCCAGCCTGGAATCTCAGGGCAAGCTGCTGGCCTCCGAccccgacacacacactcacacacacaccctgggagCCCCCGGCAGCCCAGACATCTTCCTGGCCCCGGGGACTCGCAGCTTCAATGGCTCTGACCCGTTGGATGACTGTTCGTCCTGTACCTCCCAGAGCAGCTCAGAACACTACTACCCTGGGGTAGCTCCAGGCTCCAACCCAAACTACTCCACCCTAGGAGAGGACTCCCCTTCCaaagccaggcagagacagagacagaggcacag gtctgcAGGTCACCTTGGTTCCTCTAACTCTGGTTCCATGCCCAACCTTGCAGCCAAGAACGGTTCAGGGTGCGGTGGTACGGGGGTGGCAGGGACTGGGTCAGGGCAGCACGGGGTGTACCTTCACAGCCAGAGCCAGCCTTCGTCCCAGTACCGGATTAAAGAGTACCCCCTGTACGTAGAGGGCAGCCCCAACCCGGTGGTGGTGCGCAGCCTGGAGAGTGACCAGGAGGGCCACTACAGCGTCAAGGCCCAGTTCAAAACCTCCAGCTCCTACACAGCCGGGGGGCTCTACAAGGAGACCTGGGGGggcgaggaggggggagaggggagcagCAGACTCACCCCGTCCCGCTCCCAGATTGTACGGACTCCCTCACTGGggcgagaggggggaggaggggggagggcggTGGTGTCAGATGAGTTGAAGTGTTGGTACCAGCGCTCTACGGGCAGTGTAAAGGAGAGGAGTCACGCCGGCTCCAACACGTCGGACAGCGGCTCACTGCAAGGCACGCTGGGACTCGGACGAGGGAGCAGGGTGGGGACACTCGCCAAGGGATCACCAG CGTCCCCTCACAGCCCGAGGAGTGGGACTCCCTCTAGTGAACAGGCCGCAACACCCACGCCCCCCTGCAGCCCACAACACATCCTCAACTGGCAGAGCGG gTCATTCAATGATAGTTGTTTTCTCAGCAGTCCTCTGTGTTCAGAGCTGGCAGATGTCCAGTGGTACGGACACGACAAGGCCAAACCTGGAACCCTGGTCTGA